Proteins encoded together in one Desulfobulbaceae bacterium window:
- a CDS encoding protein-glutamate O-methyltransferase, whose translation MILGNQLTDKEFNKFSELIYEQTGIFMKPEKKELLNARLGKRLRICGVASFNSYYDFILAPEQQNKEFVHFLDSVSTNFTSFFREISHFEFLTKTVLPELAARHPHNKECFFWSSASSSGEEPYTLAMVLEDFARVKPGFAYKILATDISTRVLGVAAKGVYALSQTTKTPPDILRKYFQKGTGSSAGKVRVKNEVRRSVQFQRFNLMHDFPWNEEMDVIFCRNVMIYFDRETQERLVQKFYRCLSRGGYLFIGHSESISGIKHDFVQVEATTYKKG comes from the coding sequence ATGATACTAGGTAATCAGCTTACGGATAAAGAGTTTAACAAGTTTAGTGAGCTGATCTATGAACAAACCGGCATCTTTATGAAGCCGGAAAAAAAAGAACTGCTCAATGCCAGACTAGGAAAGCGCCTGCGTATTTGCGGCGTGGCTTCTTTCAATAGTTATTACGATTTTATTCTAGCACCTGAGCAGCAGAATAAGGAGTTTGTTCATTTTCTTGATAGTGTTTCTACTAATTTCACCAGTTTTTTTCGTGAAATATCGCATTTCGAATTCTTGACAAAGACGGTACTGCCTGAGTTAGCAGCAAGGCATCCACACAATAAGGAGTGTTTTTTCTGGTCTTCGGCCTCTTCTTCAGGGGAAGAGCCCTATACTCTGGCCATGGTGCTTGAAGATTTTGCTCGAGTAAAGCCGGGCTTTGCCTATAAAATTCTGGCGACAGATATATCGACTCGCGTTCTTGGCGTTGCGGCAAAAGGGGTTTATGCCTTAAGCCAGACGACTAAAACGCCGCCGGACATTCTTCGGAAATATTTCCAGAAAGGCACGGGCAGCAGTGCTGGGAAGGTTCGGGTTAAAAATGAGGTTAGACGCTCTGTGCAGTTTCAGCGTTTCAATCTTATGCATGATTTTCCGTGGAACGAAGAGATGGATGTTATCTTCTGCCGAAACGTGATGATCTATTTTGATCGTGAAACCCAGGAGAGGTTGGTTCAGAAGTTTTACAGATGTTTATCAAGAGGAGGGTATCTTTTTATTGGGCATTCTGAGAGTATTTCAGGAATTAAACACGATTTTGTTCAGGTAGAGGCCACAACGTATAAGAAAGGATAA
- a CDS encoding response regulator, with protein sequence MAFNILVVDDSATMRAVIKKTVGMTGIQVGELFEAGNGKEALTILANEWVDVVLSDINMPEMGGVEFFKEAKKDDVLRDIPVIFISTESSAARIKEAEAMGVAGYVKKPFQPALIKNMLLDVLNKAYATRMVEEGTTPIVSSAVDDNLDF encoded by the coding sequence ATGGCATTTAATATTTTAGTGGTTGACGACTCTGCAACGATGCGTGCCGTTATAAAAAAAACGGTCGGGATGACAGGCATTCAGGTTGGAGAGCTTTTCGAAGCTGGTAACGGGAAGGAGGCCTTGACCATTTTAGCCAATGAATGGGTTGACGTCGTGTTGAGCGATATTAATATGCCGGAGATGGGTGGTGTCGAATTTTTTAAAGAGGCTAAGAAGGATGATGTCCTTCGTGATATTCCAGTGATTTTCATAAGCACCGAGTCAAGTGCTGCCCGTATTAAGGAGGCAGAAGCCATGGGTGTTGCCGGCTATGTAAAAAAGCCTTTCCAGCCGGCATTGATTAAAAATATGCTGCTTGATGTTTTAAATAAGGCCTATGCAACTCGGATGGTTGAAGAGGGTACCACGCCTATTGTGTCGTCTGCAGTGGATGATAACCTGGATTTTTAA
- a CDS encoding purine-binding chemotaxis protein CheW, producing MKVAATGSEAQTGNGLGGKYLTFTLGSEEYGVGILKVREIIGIMEITAVPHTPDYIKGVINLRGRVIPIVELRQKFGMELKEYDDRTCIIVVEVSGANGSIQVGMLVDSVSEVTNILPEEIEPPPDFGVATEADNILGMGKVKGQVKILLDVDQVIGKTLVDTLAKAE from the coding sequence ATGAAAGTCGCAGCAACAGGCAGTGAGGCTCAAACTGGTAATGGGCTTGGAGGAAAATATCTAACCTTTACTCTTGGCAGTGAAGAGTATGGCGTTGGGATTTTAAAGGTCAGAGAAATTATTGGCATAATGGAGATTACAGCTGTTCCTCATACGCCGGATTATATCAAGGGAGTTATAAACCTGAGAGGGCGCGTTATTCCGATTGTCGAACTCCGGCAGAAATTTGGCATGGAACTCAAAGAGTACGATGATAGAACCTGTATAATTGTTGTTGAGGTCTCGGGGGCAAATGGCTCGATTCAAGTTGGTATGCTGGTTGACTCTGTTTCTGAGGTAACAAATATATTGCCCGAAGAGATTGAGCCACCACCTGATTTTGGAGTGGCAACCGAAGCTGACAACATTCTTGGTATGGGTAAGGTGAAGGGTCAGGTTAAGATCCTGCTTGATGTTGATCAGGTCATTGGTAAAACCCTGGTAGATACGCTTGCAAAGGCTGAATGA
- a CDS encoding chemotaxis protein CheX, translated as MDTDSLKKLNESAVEVFGTMYYTPIELLPEIPPEDRWNLEENYAETSISYDGDQVGHMKFFFPKTLAVNIAGGFLGADESSLQEEQIVDTMREATNMIIGNFLGKIDPAGLCKLGIPAAGIISDFSPKECPAGRVVAFMSDFGYLWMEFAG; from the coding sequence TTGGATACTGATTCACTCAAAAAACTTAACGAGTCTGCGGTTGAGGTGTTTGGCACGATGTATTACACGCCTATTGAATTGTTGCCCGAAATTCCACCAGAAGATCGGTGGAATCTTGAGGAAAATTATGCTGAAACCTCTATTAGCTATGATGGCGATCAAGTTGGGCATATGAAATTTTTCTTTCCTAAAACTTTGGCCGTAAATATCGCAGGTGGATTTCTTGGTGCTGACGAATCTTCCTTACAGGAAGAACAGATTGTCGACACAATGCGCGAGGCGACAAACATGATAATTGGCAATTTTTTGGGGAAAATAGACCCTGCCGGGCTTTGTAAACTGGGAATACCGGCGGCTGGAATTATTAGTGACTTTTCACCGAAAGAATGTCCGGCTGGCAGGGTGGTGGCATTTATGTCAGATTTTGGTTATTTGTGGATGGAGTTTGCTGGGTAA
- a CDS encoding chemotaxis protein CheD: MKIIVGISDMRVGKKPDDEIVTYSLGSCIGVALWDPEVKVGALLHFMLPDSSIDAAKAESKPYMFADTGVPRMFKEIYKHGAKKERLKVYVVGGAQVMDDSGMFNIGKRNQMIVQKMFWKNKVTVAKEDVGGSVNRTITLNVGTGQVKLKVSGQGEVML, from the coding sequence ATGAAAATAATTGTGGGTATTTCAGACATGCGGGTAGGAAAAAAACCTGATGATGAGATTGTTACGTATTCACTGGGATCATGTATTGGCGTGGCCCTGTGGGATCCTGAAGTGAAGGTGGGGGCCCTGTTGCATTTTATGCTTCCCGATTCAAGTATTGACGCGGCAAAGGCTGAGTCGAAGCCCTATATGTTTGCGGATACAGGGGTGCCCCGGATGTTTAAGGAAATTTATAAGCATGGCGCCAAAAAAGAACGATTGAAGGTCTATGTGGTTGGCGGCGCCCAGGTTATGGATGATTCTGGAATGTTCAATATTGGCAAGCGTAACCAGATGATTGTCCAGAAAATGTTTTGGAAAAATAAGGTGACGGTTGCCAAGGAAGATGTTGGTGGGAGTGTGAATCGTACGATTACTTTGAATGTTGGTACAGGACAGGTGAAGTTGAAGGTCTCTGGACAAGGTGAGGTGATGTTATGA
- a CDS encoding chemotaxis response regulator protein-glutamate methylesterase, translated as MAPIRVLIVDDSAVVRKVFSEELAREPDIEVVGTAPDPYVARDKIVALKPDVVTLDIEMPRMDGLTFLRKLMKYFPLPVIIVSSLTEAGSEIAMEALDIGAIEVLCKPGEAYSVGDMGVQLAEKIRAAASVDMRGHASRALAGGAVASAPKLALTRTTNKIIAIGSSTGGTEALKEVLMPLPPTTPGILVVQHMPAMFTKKFADRLNDLCQIRVKEAEDGDSVSPGTCLIAPGNYHMVMRRSGARYYVNVKTGPLVCHQRPAADVLFNSVATYAGKNAVGVILTGMGKDGASGMLKMKEAGAINIAQDEKSCVVFGMPKEAIELGGVDEIVTLKDISRVILSKL; from the coding sequence ATGGCCCCAATTAGAGTTTTAATCGTAGATGATTCTGCAGTTGTTCGAAAGGTCTTTAGTGAAGAGCTTGCCCGTGAACCGGATATTGAGGTCGTGGGGACGGCACCGGATCCGTATGTGGCTCGAGATAAGATAGTTGCGCTGAAGCCCGACGTTGTTACGCTTGACATCGAAATGCCCAGAATGGATGGCCTGACGTTTCTGCGCAAGCTGATGAAGTATTTTCCGCTTCCAGTGATTATTGTGAGCTCATTAACTGAGGCAGGTAGTGAAATTGCCATGGAGGCCCTTGATATTGGCGCAATTGAGGTGCTGTGTAAACCAGGAGAGGCATACTCGGTTGGTGATATGGGAGTTCAGCTGGCGGAAAAGATCAGGGCTGCCGCAAGTGTTGATATGCGTGGCCACGCTAGTCGTGCGCTTGCTGGTGGCGCAGTTGCCTCGGCTCCAAAGCTGGCGCTTACCAGGACAACAAATAAAATAATTGCAATAGGTTCTTCTACTGGTGGTACTGAGGCCTTAAAGGAAGTCTTGATGCCACTGCCGCCTACCACACCAGGTATTCTAGTCGTGCAGCATATGCCTGCCATGTTTACTAAAAAGTTTGCCGACCGATTAAATGATCTATGTCAGATTCGTGTTAAAGAGGCAGAAGATGGTGACTCGGTCTCTCCCGGCACATGCTTGATTGCGCCGGGGAATTATCATATGGTCATGCGCAGAAGTGGTGCCCGTTATTATGTTAACGTGAAAACGGGGCCGCTGGTATGTCATCAGAGGCCAGCCGCCGATGTTTTGTTTAACTCCGTAGCGACTTACGCCGGCAAGAATGCTGTCGGCGTAATATTAACCGGAATGGGTAAGGATGGTGCCAGCGGTATGTTAAAGATGAAAGAGGCTGGGGCAATTAACATCGCCCAGGATGAAAAAAGTTGTGTGGTTTTTGGTATGCCGAAAGAAGCTA
- a CDS encoding HDOD domain-containing protein — protein MSRIDEILNIANHIPPFPKVALQVMKMLENKEVKAKDLAEVIQYDSAITANLLKTCNAAYFGLTRKVSSLDDALVVVGHDILKDIIIASSSARFYKGGAGEGYKLEQGDLWKHSVATAIMAKQLSAHFAEVDAGLAFTAGLLHDIGKRFLSSFVADDFEKIMKRGHSPGFSFIEAEKEALGMNHAELGAKIMEKWEFSEDLIVAVREHHDPTALDKSQLTALIALSNTLVISLGVGVGADGLSGAMQGQGLKRFGISSIDIDRYLSDLVLEMEKADEMMGLAD, from the coding sequence ATGAGTCGAATTGATGAAATACTAAATATTGCCAATCATATTCCGCCTTTCCCAAAAGTGGCCCTTCAGGTCATGAAAATGCTTGAGAACAAAGAAGTAAAGGCCAAGGATCTCGCTGAGGTTATCCAGTATGACTCCGCCATTACGGCCAACCTTCTTAAGACCTGTAACGCAGCCTATTTTGGTCTAACTCGAAAAGTATCTTCTCTTGATGATGCCCTTGTTGTGGTTGGGCACGACATATTAAAAGACATCATTATTGCCAGCAGCAGCGCCCGCTTTTATAAGGGGGGGGCTGGGGAAGGCTATAAGCTTGAGCAGGGCGATCTCTGGAAGCACTCGGTGGCGACCGCAATTATGGCAAAACAGCTAAGTGCCCACTTTGCCGAGGTTGATGCTGGCCTTGCCTTCACGGCGGGCTTGCTTCATGACATTGGGAAGCGGTTTCTGAGTAGTTTTGTGGCTGATGATTTTGAGAAAATAATGAAGCGTGGTCATAGTCCGGGGTTTTCTTTTATTGAAGCTGAAAAAGAAGCTCTTGGAATGAATCATGCCGAACTCGGCGCCAAGATAATGGAAAAGTGGGAGTTCTCTGAGGATTTAATTGTGGCTGTCAGGGAGCATCACGATCCTACCGCTCTGGATAAAAGTCAGTTGACAGCCCTTATTGCATTAAGCAATACACTTGTTATTTCGCTGGGGGTTGGTGTGGGCGCTGACGGATTGTCAGGAGCTATGCAGGGTCAAGGGCTGAAACGTTTTGGGATCAGCAGTATTGATATTGATAGATATCTGTCAGATCTTGTACTCGAGATGGAAAAAGCCGATGAGATGATGGGTTTAGCTGATTAG